A single window of Scyliorhinus torazame isolate Kashiwa2021f chromosome 29, sScyTor2.1, whole genome shotgun sequence DNA harbors:
- the LOC140403767 gene encoding neurotrophin-4-like, which translates to MITLLYTMVVLHLGSIKAAPLQSNSTLLNRRSPQDELVRESLLSDEEAAGREYLLDDMVADIQDLGDDASGREWDFYSPRVTLAVRPPGVPPLLFIMEESLSQADVANRTWRAKRQAGAGGVDPSRRGDLSVCDSFSRWVTDRRAAVDVHGMMVTVMIDVPTSTGPLKQYFYETKCNERSTTAQGGCRGVDKRHWISECKTKQSYVRALTMDTQKRAGWRWIRIDTSCVCTLINRTGRI; encoded by the coding sequence ATGATCACCCTTCTTTATACCATGGTCGTTTTGCATCTTGGAAGCATCAAAGCTGCTCCCCTACAATCAAATTCCACTCTATTAAACCGCAGATCCCCTCAGGATGAGCTCGTGCGGGAAAGCCTATTGAGTGACGAGGAGGCGGCCGGCAGGGAATATCTACTCGACGACATGGTCGCCGACATCCAGGATCTGGGCGATGACGCCTCGGGGAGGGAGTGGGACTTTTATTCCCCGCGGGTGACCCTGGCCGTCCGGCCACCCGGCGTGCCGCCCTTGCTCTTCATCATGGAGGAGTCGCTGAGCCAAGCCGACGTGGCCAACCGGACTTGGCGGGCCAAGAGGCAGGCGGGGGCCGGTGGCGTTGACCCCTCGCGGCGCGGGGACCTCTCGGTCTGCGACAGTTTCAGCCGCTGGGTGACGGACCGGCGCGCGGCCGTCGACGTCCACGGCATGATGGTGACCGTCATGATCGATGTGCCCACCTCCACCGGCCCCCTCAAGCAGTACTTCTACGAGACGAAATGCAACGAGCGCTCCACCACCGCCCAGGGGGGCTGCCGGGGCGTCGACAAGAGACACTGGATTTCCGAGTGCAAAACCAAGCAATCGTATGTGCGGGCACTCACCATGGATACCCAAAAGCGAGCCGGTTGGCGTTGGATACGGATAGACACATCATGTGTGTGCACATTGATCAATCGAACTGGAAGAATCTGA